One window of the Balaenoptera ricei isolate mBalRic1 chromosome X, mBalRic1.hap2, whole genome shotgun sequence genome contains the following:
- the LOC132357033 gene encoding ferritin heavy chain-like: MGALRGSYRGPHGFASTLAFRPAMLPAPPARLPARLPAPPARLPAPPSQVRQTYQPDCEAAVNSHFTLERHASSVCLAVAFYLNRDNEALKHFTGFFLRRSHEHSERAQGLMRLQNQRGGRLHFQDIRKPASDEWKSGLKAMWYTLCLEKRVNRSLLDLHQLATDKSDPHLRLFLATHYLGQQVAFIRELEGHVTTLSMMGAPDADLAGYLFDKLTLGDSDKKN, from the coding sequence ATGGGAGCGCTCCGAGGCAGCTACCGCGGGCCCCACGGCTTCGCCTCCACCTTGGCCTTCAGGCCCGCCATGCTGCCCGCGCCGCCCGCCAGGCTGCCCGCCAGGCTGCCCGCGCCGCCCGCCAGGCTGCCCGCGCCGCCCTCGCAGGTGCGCCAGACCTACCAGCCCGACTGCGAGGCCGCCGTCAACAGCCATTTCACCCTGGAGCGCCACGCCTCCTCCGTGTGCCTGGCCGTGGCCTTTTACCTCAACCGCGACAACGAGGCCTTGAAGCACTTCACCGGGTTCTTCCTGCGCCGCTCCCACGAGCACAGCGAGCGGGCCCAGGGCCTGATGCGCCTGCAGAACCAGCGCGGGGGCCGCCTCCACTTCCAAGACATCAGGAAGCCAGCCAGTGACGAGTGGAAGAGCGGCCTCAAGGCCATGTGGTACACCTTGTGCCTGGAGAAGCGCGTGAACCGGAGCCTGCTCGACCTGCACCAGCTGGCCACCGACAAGAGCGACCCCCACCTGCGTCTCTTCCTGGCAACTCACTACCTCGGCCAGCAGGTGGCGTTCATCAGAGAGCTGGAGGGTCATGTCACCACCCTGAGCATGATGGGGGCCCCGGACGCCGACCTGGCAGGGTACCTCTTTGACAAGCTCACCCTGGGCGACAGCGACAAGAAGAACTGA